From the genome of Kryptolebias marmoratus isolate JLee-2015 linkage group LG19, ASM164957v2, whole genome shotgun sequence, one region includes:
- the pnrc1 gene encoding proline-rich nuclear receptor coactivator 1 gives MLDGTPANGDEAIIGDVENNNPVPGGKATKQALLAKKGGRKPLLHHQKAPRNCPNVRLSDHNNNITLLSSSTAQPGTHGPVSNQNLHHVKQGARKEVLKSKGGRSERAAIQPGSQPPRHLPRHDQINHNVNTRSHKPKQSQTPAGSPSSKKNDSRTPKKPSSSHLPHPQEQKKALLVFNSVKIVSSPPTKAEYFKDGEKTYAGAKFSEPPSPSVLPKPPSHWVGENGPQQSSQSREQMTVHLKSLLKVQD, from the exons ATGTTGGACGGAACTCCTGCAAACGGTGACGAAGCCATTATTGGCGACGTGGAAAACAACAACCCGGTACCGGGCGGAAAAGCGACGAAGCAGGCGCTGCTGGCgaagaaaggagggaggaagCCGCTGCTGCATCACCAGAAAGCCCCGCGGAACTGCCCGAATGTCCGCCTGTCggaccacaacaacaacatcaccCTCCTGAGCAGCTCCACGGCTCAGCCCGGGACCCACGGACCCGTCAGCAACCAGAACCTCCATCATGTCAAACAAGGAGCCAGGAAAGAG gtgcTGAAATCCAAAGGTGGCAGATCAGAGCGAGCGGCTATCCAACCAGGAAGCCAACCTCCACGCCACCTTCCCAGACACGATCAGATCAACCACAATGTGAACACCAGGAGCCACAAACCCAAACAGAGCCAAACACCCGCTGGGTCCCCGTCCTCGAAGAAGAACGACAGCCGCACCCCGAAGAAGCCTTCGTCTTCCCACCTGCCTCACCCTCAGGAGCAGAAGAAAGCCCTCCTGGTCTTCAACAGCGTGAAGATCGTAAGCAGCCCCCCCACCAAAGCCGAGTACTTCAAAGATGGTGAAAAGACCTACGCTGGGGCCAAGTTCAGCGAGCCGCCCTCGCCCAGCGTCCTACCCAAACCCCCCAGTCACTGGGTCGGAGAAAACGGGCCTCAGCAGAGCAGCCAGAGCCGGGAGCAAATGACTGTTCACCTGAAGTCTCTGCTGAAAGTTCAGGATTAA
- the LOC108247050 gene encoding cysteine-rich protein 2, giving the protein MASKCPKCDKTVYFAEKVSSLGKDWHKFCLKCERCNKMLNPGGHAEHDGKPYCHKPCYAALFGPKGVNIGGAGSYLYDSPVNEAPAAVSMETNAKPEEKKAPARGPVKAASFSSFSGGPNICPRCNKTVYFAEKVSSLGKNWHRPCLRCERCSKTLAPGSHAEHDGQPYCHKPCYAVLFGPKGVNTGGVGSYIYDDPEAEAQP; this is encoded by the exons ATGGCGTCAAAGTGTCCAAAATGCGACAAGACGGTGTATTTCG CGGAGAAGGTGTCGTCTTTAGGAAAAGATTGGCACAAATTCTGTCTGAAATGTGAACGCTGCAACAAGATGCTGAACCCAGGAGGCCATGCTGAG CACGATGGGAAACCTTACTGCCACAAGCCGTGCTACGCCGCCCTCTTTGGACCGAAAG gAGTGAACATTGGCGGAGCTGGTTCCTACTTGTACGACTCTCCTGTCAACGAAGCCCCTGCAGCCGTTTCTATGGAAACAAATGCCAAACCAGAAGAGAAGAAAGCCCCCGCACGGGGACCAGTGAAGG ctgcaaGCTTCTCGTCTTTCTCTGGAGGACCCAACATCTGCCCCAGGTGCAACAAGACGGTGTATTTCG CTGAGAAGGTGTCGTCTCTGGGGAAGAACTGGCACCGGCCCTGCCTTCGCTGCGAGAGGTGCAGTAAGACTCTGGCTCCGGGCAGCCACGCAGAG CACGATGGACAGCCTTACTGCCACAAGCCCTGCTACGCCGTGCTGTTTGGACCCAAAG GAGTTAACACCGGAGGAGTCGGCAGCTACATCTACGATGATCCTGAAGCCGAGGCGCAGCCTTAA
- the LOC108247051 gene encoding fatty acid-binding protein, brain has translation MVDAFCATWKLVDSENFDEYMKALGVGFATRQVGNVTKPTIIISQEGDKVVIRTQSTFKNTEISFKLGEEFDETTADDRNCKSTVSLDGDKLVHVQKWDDKETKFVREIKDGKMIMNLTFEDIHAVRTYEKA, from the exons ATGGTCGACGCCTTCTGTGCCACCTGGAAACTGGTCGACAGCGAGAACTTTGATGAGTACATGAAAGCACTCG GGGTGGGCTTTGCCACCAGGCAGGTTGGTAATGTGACCAAACCAACCATAATCATCAGCCAGGAGGGCGACAAGGTGGTGATCCGCACCCAGAGCACCTTCAAAAACACAGAGATCAGCTTCAAACTGGGAGAGGAGTTCGATGAAACCACTGCTGATGACAGAAACTGCAAA TCCACAGTGAGTCTGGATGGGGACAAGTTGGTCCACGTCCAAAAGTGGGACGACAAAGAGACCAAGTTTGTCCGAGAGATCAAGGACGGCAAAATGATCATG AATTTGACCTTTGAAGACATCCATGCGGTGCGTACCTATGAGAAGGCATGA